Proteins encoded by one window of Methanomicrobiales archaeon:
- a CDS encoding ribonuclease H-like domain-containing protein encodes MRSFPSPDRISRRWQERIEALQEYAVVRDGSVFRTSLSDSFLYESSYNAARRLRDDLIREWAGGSLEDALPGDEVENGAGRCYHLQTRDTAPLSLPGRGDPRRRLLSDLTLIHGIGPVTARRLQGRGYRTIEDLLRHPRFRGDARAFLQRLDGGDVRGLVQWMARRRTHPRMLDTSRLLDPEEMVFLDLETLGLFSRPIILIGMGALEGERLTVHQYLIRDVAEEPAALAAALAHLNGGARALVTFNGKTFDLPYLQERAAYYGIPMDACGPHFDMLHFSRRQWKGRLPDCRLATLERNLFNHQRGDDVPSQMVPEFYDAYRRTGSPGPLIPIVEHNRQDVVTLARLYARLLEAMHDD; translated from the coding sequence ATGCGGAGCTTCCCGTCCCCCGATCGCATCAGCCGGCGGTGGCAGGAGAGGATCGAAGCTCTGCAGGAGTACGCGGTGGTCCGTGACGGGAGCGTATTCCGCACCAGTCTCTCGGACTCGTTCCTCTACGAGAGCAGCTACAACGCGGCCCGTCGCCTGAGGGACGACCTGATCCGGGAATGGGCCGGAGGATCACTCGAGGATGCGCTGCCGGGGGATGAAGTGGAGAACGGGGCGGGGAGGTGCTACCACCTGCAGACCCGGGACACCGCGCCGCTTTCGCTCCCCGGGCGGGGCGATCCCAGGAGACGCCTCCTCTCCGATCTCACGCTCATCCACGGCATCGGGCCCGTCACCGCCCGGCGGTTGCAGGGGCGGGGCTACCGCACGATCGAGGATCTCCTGCGCCACCCGCGCTTCCGCGGCGACGCGCGGGCGTTCCTGCAGCGGCTGGATGGCGGGGACGTGCGCGGCCTGGTGCAGTGGATGGCCCGGAGGCGCACGCATCCCCGCATGCTGGACACGTCCCGCCTGCTGGACCCGGAGGAGATGGTCTTCCTGGACCTGGAGACCCTCGGGCTCTTCTCGCGGCCGATCATCCTGATCGGGATGGGGGCGCTGGAGGGCGAGCGGCTGACGGTGCACCAGTACCTGATCCGCGACGTCGCCGAGGAGCCGGCGGCCCTCGCCGCCGCGCTCGCCCACCTGAACGGCGGCGCCCGGGCGCTGGTCACCTTCAACGGAAAGACCTTCGACCTCCCCTACCTGCAGGAGCGGGCGGCGTACTACGGGATCCCGATGGACGCCTGCGGACCGCACTTCGACATGCTCCACTTCTCCCGCCGCCAGTGGAAGGGCCGCCTGCCCGACTGCCGCCTCGCGACGCTGGAGCGGAACCTCTTCAACCACCAGCGCGGAGACGACGTGCCCAGCCAGATGGTGCCGGAGTTCTACGACGCCTACCGCCGCACGGGCAGCCCGGGTCCGCTGATCCCGATCGTCGAGCACAACCGCCAGGATGTCGTCACCCTCGCCCGCCTCTACGCGCGGCTCCTGGAGGCGATGCATGACGACTGA